The window TATATGCACGAGATCCTGCTGATGGACTTGCTGTCAGGACGTACTGGGACGATGTTGAGATAAAGCAGATTAGCGATCTGGTTAAGACCGGTGATAATATCAGGATGAAACGGTATGGATGGTGAAACTTGCTATGAAAAACGCTAAGAAGCTCTTATTGCTCTGGATTGTGCTTGCAATACCGATTGTTGGGCTGGGCGGCGCTATCGGATGGATTACTGGATTTTTTCTTCATGCTCTGATTGTGATGCTTGTATTCGTCCTGCTTCTTGCCACCCTCTTCTACCTATACAGCGACAGGATACTCCTCAGGTGGTACCATGCAGAGAAGGTGGTTGATGCTACCTCACCTCTATATGAGATCGTGCATAAGCTTGCAAAAGAAGTAGAGATCCCGGTTCCAGACGTATATATCGTGGATACGGCGATGCCGAATGCATTTGTTGTGGGTAGAAACTTTCAGCATGCATCACTGGTTGTGACCACCGGTTTAATGGAACTTCTTGAAAGTGATGAGATGGAGGCTGTGCTTGCAGATATGATTGTGCACATTAAAGAAGGAGATCTACTCACTGAAACGGAAATCGGAGCATTGGCTGGAATTTTAACTGCGCTGCCGATTATTGCCTTCTGGTGCTCGATCTTCACAGGATTTGGACAGGAGGATGATCCTGCACCGAACCTGATTAAATTCTTTGTAACCTCCCTCTTTGCACCGATAGCAGCAACGATTGTCCAGTTCGGGATCGCGGGTTCACGGCAGAAATACAGTGGGAATGCACCTGAAAAAAAGATCAAAGAAAAGCTGACGTCAGAGGAATTTTATGTAAATCCATCACATGCACACCTTTTGATCGTGAGCCCACCCTATCAGGATAATCAGGTTATACTGGACCTCAACCTTCCCACATATCATTCACTCTTTCAGAGGGTGAAACGTGAGAAATTCAACCTTAGAAGGCATCTCTTCTTCAGTTCCCTCTCGTATCTTTTTGTGCTCTTTATGATAATTGTGATCTATACATTCAGCAGAAAGGACTTTGACTTTCTCCACTCTGCTGCCATCTCAGCGGTTTATCTGAGTGCAGTTCTCATCTTTTATGCGATTATGTTGAAAATATTCAGGACTAATGCCAGGACCGCTTAACATCTGCCATCTTGTTCAATATATACAGGAGAATTGCCACAACAATCACGAATACGATCCACCCAAGATGGACATGAACCATATACATTACCTCTTTACCATAGAAGAAGGCTGCAAGACAGATTGCTGTAACACGCATGAGATTTGCGAAATATGCAACGATGACCGTTATTCCAAGCAGCGAATAGAACTTATGCCGCTCTATCTGCTCTATCTTCATATATCCCACCATTATCCCAACCAGGAGAAACATTGAGTACAGTCCTGAACAGGGTCCTCCGATTACGACGTTCATCTCTTCCACACCAGGAATATGAACTGTCTCGGTGGCGAGCACTTCAACAGGAATCCCTATCACGTTGAGTATTTTGACCATGGGAAGCAGAACAAAATAATGGTCAAAGATGTGCATGAATGCGATATCGAGCCTGCCAAAGATGATGAATAAAGGTATAAAGAGTAGAAGGAAGGTGGTAGACATGTACGTGCCAAACGCCCCCATCCTGCTTATCTCCTCGTTCTTTATGTCATAGGCAACAAGCGAGATGCCGAGCATGAAGGTCATAATATCCAGTGTACCGAGACTGCTCTGGGTCAGGATATTGTACGCAATGTCTGCTACAAGAATCAGGACGCCCAGTAGCATGTGTAATCTGGATTCAGGAACAATATGTGATTTACCCACCTTTATCCTTGAAATAAGTGCAAGAGCAATCAAAAGGAGAAAAATTCCGAGTGGGATGGAACCCTCGCTGATCTCAACGGTTGCACCCAGAAATAGTGCAAATATGAACAGAAACAGGATGATATTTTTAAAGTTTGTCATCTTTACTGGTTTAAATTTAGCTTTCAGCTCTTATAAGTTTTTGCTCGGTGAAATTTTTTTCGCAATTAAGGCTTTGCACACCTTAAACCCCTAATTAACATGGTAACTTTGATATGGTATACTTAAACTTTTGTTTTCGATATTCGAAATTAATTTTAGCATGTTTTTACAAAGTGTCGTTAAATACTCTTAAAACTCAGTAGGAAGATGGATATATCCTAAACTTTGAAATAAAGAAAGATCCACTCCCACACGGCTTTTATAATGCACCATATCCGTGATAACATTACAAACAAAATATAATAGGAGGTCGAGAATAAATGAAAATCGAAAAAACAACAATTGTGTTTGTGATA of the Candidatus Syntrophoarchaeum caldarius genome contains:
- a CDS encoding protease HtpX — protein: MVKLAMKNAKKLLLLWIVLAIPIVGLGGAIGWITGFFLHALIVMLVFVLLLATLFYLYSDRILLRWYHAEKVVDATSPLYEIVHKLAKEVEIPVPDVYIVDTAMPNAFVVGRNFQHASLVVTTGLMELLESDEMEAVLADMIVHIKEGDLLTETEIGALAGILTALPIIAFWCSIFTGFGQEDDPAPNLIKFFVTSLFAPIAATIVQFGIAGSRQKYSGNAPEKKIKEKLTSEEFYVNPSHAHLLIVSPPYQDNQVILDLNLPTYHSLFQRVKREKFNLRRHLFFSSLSYLFVLFMIIVIYTFSRKDFDFLHSAAISAVYLSAVLIFYAIMLKIFRTNARTA
- a CDS encoding archaeosortase C, PEF-CTERM variant yields the protein MTNFKNIILFLFIFALFLGATVEISEGSIPLGIFLLLIALALISRIKVGKSHIVPESRLHMLLGVLILVADIAYNILTQSSLGTLDIMTFMLGISLVAYDIKNEEISRMGAFGTYMSTTFLLLFIPLFIIFGRLDIAFMHIFDHYFVLLPMVKILNVIGIPVEVLATETVHIPGVEEMNVVIGGPCSGLYSMFLLVGIMVGYMKIEQIERHKFYSLLGITVIVAYFANLMRVTAICLAAFFYGKEVMYMVHVHLGWIVFVIVVAILLYILNKMADVKRSWH